A single genomic interval of Stieleria maiorica harbors:
- a CDS encoding DUF4340 domain-containing protein, translated as MNETQKTGIFWGVAAVVALIAAIVSWPSSDSDDGGNIGSVVGTPLFTEFKDPLTAASLKIVTFNEGQGELKNFEVRKDPESGLWTIPSKGGYPADAIEQMRDAANALVGLDVLDVPTDNPEDHAGMGVVEPKLEDLDPGDEGVGRLVTFKDSSQKVIASLIVGNEVKGQEGQVYVRKPGQDPVYVVKLDDSPLSTDFEEWIEEDLLQLSSIDIENVELKDYNASLGLQGVTLTKNYDVELAKDGSTWTLAALKEYDQSNPLAEPTLVEIDPDKELNSQKLNDLANALDDLKFVDVNRKPEGISANLKADKDFAADQEAATQLAGRGFIPVPLGPNREIEILSANGELTATTKEGVKYILRFGNISGIADDGKEGDESQAGDEAEAAGGVNRYLMVSTVVDESKFPVPELKPIPQTLEELDAIDRPAPPADVEMPQELNTPEVPETAEPEMKEGDGEAATDQASGEEATDGEKEGAKSEEPAAEEPATEEPAEKDGEAESSEPAEPADSGDGESADDAEPTSGQTDASGEGESTTVGEAQEEVEEAEESDEQSSEASPEEDGEDDASEAAESETAQPAETPDPAASEVEETEEEKLERLAAVQEKITKENERMLEDRKEKLQQARLTSQALNERFADWYYVIPEATYSKLRISREELFESPAAAAPDPAAMPPGLQNMQFPGLPGN; from the coding sequence GTGAACGAAACACAAAAGACCGGAATTTTCTGGGGCGTCGCTGCCGTCGTGGCACTGATCGCTGCGATCGTCTCCTGGCCTTCGTCCGACAGCGATGACGGGGGGAATATCGGCAGCGTCGTCGGCACGCCGCTGTTTACCGAGTTCAAGGATCCGCTGACCGCCGCCAGTTTGAAGATCGTCACGTTCAATGAAGGCCAAGGTGAACTGAAGAATTTTGAAGTCCGCAAGGACCCCGAGTCGGGGTTGTGGACGATTCCGTCCAAGGGCGGCTACCCGGCCGACGCGATCGAACAGATGCGTGACGCCGCCAACGCCCTGGTCGGGCTGGACGTCTTGGACGTGCCGACCGACAACCCCGAAGACCACGCCGGAATGGGTGTGGTCGAACCCAAGCTGGAAGACTTGGATCCGGGCGACGAAGGCGTCGGGCGACTGGTCACGTTCAAGGACAGCTCGCAAAAGGTGATCGCCTCCTTGATCGTCGGCAACGAAGTCAAAGGGCAGGAAGGCCAAGTCTACGTGCGAAAACCCGGCCAAGATCCGGTCTACGTCGTCAAGCTGGACGATTCGCCGTTGTCCACCGATTTCGAAGAGTGGATCGAAGAGGACCTGTTGCAACTGAGCAGCATCGATATCGAGAACGTCGAGCTGAAGGACTACAACGCGTCGCTGGGTTTGCAAGGCGTCACGTTAACGAAAAATTATGACGTCGAGTTGGCCAAAGACGGCTCGACGTGGACCCTGGCGGCATTGAAGGAATACGACCAATCCAATCCGCTGGCCGAGCCGACGCTGGTCGAAATCGATCCGGACAAGGAACTCAATTCGCAAAAGTTGAACGACTTGGCCAACGCGCTGGACGATTTGAAATTCGTCGACGTCAATCGCAAGCCCGAAGGTATCAGCGCCAACCTGAAGGCCGACAAGGATTTTGCCGCCGATCAAGAGGCTGCAACCCAGCTCGCCGGACGCGGGTTTATCCCCGTCCCGCTGGGCCCCAACCGCGAAATCGAAATCCTGTCCGCCAACGGTGAACTGACCGCCACGACCAAAGAAGGCGTCAAGTACATCCTGCGGTTCGGCAACATCAGCGGGATCGCCGACGACGGCAAGGAAGGCGACGAAAGCCAGGCTGGCGATGAAGCAGAGGCAGCCGGTGGTGTGAACCGTTACTTGATGGTCAGCACCGTCGTCGATGAATCCAAATTCCCCGTGCCCGAACTGAAACCGATCCCCCAGACGCTTGAGGAGCTGGACGCGATCGATAGACCGGCGCCCCCGGCGGATGTCGAAATGCCACAGGAATTGAACACGCCCGAAGTGCCAGAGACCGCCGAACCGGAAATGAAGGAAGGCGACGGAGAAGCCGCGACCGATCAGGCTTCGGGTGAGGAGGCGACGGACGGCGAGAAGGAAGGCGCGAAATCGGAAGAGCCGGCGGCCGAAGAGCCCGCTACTGAAGAGCCCGCCGAAAAGGACGGCGAAGCAGAGTCGAGCGAGCCAGCGGAACCTGCGGACTCCGGTGACGGCGAATCCGCCGACGATGCCGAGCCCACCAGCGGACAGACCGACGCCAGCGGCGAAGGCGAATCGACCACCGTCGGTGAAGCCCAAGAGGAAGTCGAAGAAGCTGAAGAATCAGACGAGCAATCTTCGGAAGCATCCCCTGAGGAAGACGGCGAAGACGATGCAAGTGAAGCGGCCGAAAGCGAAACCGCCCAGCCTGCTGAAACGCCCGATCCGGCGGCCAGTGAAGTCGAAGAAACCGAAGAGGAGAAGCTGGAGCGACTGGCCGCGGTGCAAGAGAAGATCACCAAGGAGAACGAACGCATGCTGGAAGACCGCAAGGAGAAACTCCAGCAGGCTCGTTTGACCAGCCAGGCGCTGAACGAACGCTTCGCCGATTGGTACTACGTGATCCCCGAGGCGACGTATTCCAAGCTGCGAATCAGTCGCGAAGAGCTGTTCGAAAGCCCCGCCGCCGCCGCCCCCGATCCCGCCGCCATGCCGCCGGGATTGCAGAACATGCAGTTCCCCGGCCTGCCGGGCAACTGA
- a CDS encoding PEP-CTERM sorting domain-containing protein has translation MRKRVTVLALGLSLIWSSQQLIAGTIYSQGFETDTNGWFDQNNGWTGDLQRVASGTNGIPSSSGSFHATASQTNTPGVGLSGPFSNFADSNSNTAWPGGIRVAVDIYLDTSWASGEGFDYSTAMSTSSGGHQQDFIFHVTQDTSTGNLLVGGSNNTNFDPREDLETLNHFAVTSSGWYTFEHIFREESGDLFGDLNLLDSSGTLLFTETRTGGDPITTTGGARYSWFTNIDITGGIAIDNHTLQHVVPEPTSLAIFATGLMGLTLRRTRQRKNTVD, from the coding sequence ATGAGAAAACGAGTTACAGTTTTGGCCTTAGGACTCTCATTGATCTGGTCGTCGCAACAGCTGATCGCCGGAACGATTTACAGCCAAGGATTTGAGACCGACACCAACGGTTGGTTCGACCAGAACAATGGTTGGACCGGGGACCTGCAACGGGTCGCATCCGGGACCAATGGGATCCCCTCCAGTTCAGGGTCCTTCCATGCCACGGCGAGTCAAACCAACACCCCGGGTGTCGGGCTTTCCGGACCCTTCTCCAATTTTGCCGACTCCAACAGCAACACGGCTTGGCCCGGCGGTATTCGCGTCGCGGTTGATATCTACCTGGATACGAGCTGGGCATCGGGCGAAGGTTTCGACTACTCGACGGCGATGAGCACTTCATCGGGTGGTCATCAACAAGATTTTATCTTTCACGTGACGCAAGACACTTCGACCGGCAACCTACTGGTCGGTGGCAGCAACAACACCAACTTTGATCCACGCGAAGACCTGGAGACGCTCAACCATTTCGCCGTGACAAGCAGCGGCTGGTACACCTTCGAACACATCTTCCGCGAAGAATCAGGAGACCTGTTTGGTGATCTGAACTTGCTTGACAGCAGCGGCACCCTTCTGTTTACGGAAACCAGAACCGGGGGCGACCCGATCACCACGACCGGAGGCGCCCGATATTCGTGGTTCACCAACATCGACATCACGGGTGGAATCGCGATCGACAACCACACGCTGCAGCACGTGGTGCCGGAGCCCACTTCGCTGGCCATCTTTGCCACGGGATTGATGGGGCTGACGCTGCGAAGAACGCGACAGCGCAAGAACACCGTCGATTGA
- a CDS encoding Ig-like domain-containing protein, with protein sequence MNGELAPSAGPVDFPEAAFQSPWMMVALTLIAVWLCINATKISRSNQLVVGVVASAALIFAFLFTRSKLEVVESRPTSRVDGGPLRFEQTEYDFGKLVEGQSETKLVHLVNVTGHDIQLKEMRTNCVCTTATPIETVVPANGKIGVNVSFSSMLEGANRYAIKAIGLEGQEARCEVVFKGSSPLNIAPERHFFGAFSYSTEPTKLRVLDVELTHFYGKAIGDVGIGPVGEDEPFSISVARVYGENRQRVELEFGLNSDVHYEGFVFQDVPLVVELDGQPATAFLNVGADFVE encoded by the coding sequence ATGAATGGCGAACTCGCACCTTCCGCGGGACCTGTCGATTTTCCCGAGGCAGCATTTCAGTCGCCGTGGATGATGGTTGCGCTCACTCTGATCGCTGTTTGGTTGTGCATCAACGCAACGAAGATTAGCCGCAGTAACCAATTGGTTGTCGGTGTTGTCGCGAGCGCGGCACTGATTTTCGCGTTCCTGTTCACGCGATCGAAATTAGAAGTGGTCGAGAGCAGGCCGACGTCGCGCGTGGACGGAGGCCCTCTGAGATTTGAGCAAACCGAGTACGATTTCGGCAAGTTGGTCGAGGGCCAAAGTGAAACTAAGCTGGTGCACCTGGTTAACGTGACGGGACATGACATCCAACTCAAAGAGATGCGAACGAATTGTGTCTGCACAACGGCGACGCCCATCGAAACCGTCGTTCCGGCCAATGGAAAGATTGGCGTGAACGTTTCTTTCTCATCGATGCTTGAAGGTGCAAATCGTTACGCCATCAAGGCCATCGGGCTCGAAGGACAGGAGGCAAGATGCGAGGTTGTCTTTAAGGGGTCGAGCCCGCTGAATATCGCTCCGGAAAGGCACTTTTTCGGGGCCTTTTCCTATTCAACGGAACCGACAAAGTTGCGCGTGTTGGATGTGGAATTGACTCATTTCTACGGCAAAGCAATCGGCGACGTGGGGATTGGGCCCGTCGGCGAGGACGAGCCGTTTTCGATCTCGGTCGCTAGGGTTTACGGAGAGAATCGCCAACGCGTTGAGTTGGAGTTTGGTTTGAATTCTGATGTTCACTACGAGGGATTCGTGTTTCAAGACGTGCCGTTGGTCGTCGAACTAGACGGGCAGCCTGCGACGGCGTTTCTTAATGTGGGGGCGGACTTTGTGGAGTGA
- a CDS encoding superoxide dismutase: MAYSLPELPYALDALEPHIDAKTMEIHHGKHHNAYVTKVNAAIEGTDLGSKSIEDLIADLASVPADKQGAVRNNGGGHANHSLFWTVMGPGKGGSPSGDLAAAIDSTFGGLDAMKEQFNNAAATRFGSGWAWLYVDGGTLKVGSTANQDSPLMGADIAGISGTPILGLDVWEHAYYLNYQNRRPDYISAFWNVVDWDAVAARFAAAK, translated from the coding sequence ATGGCTTACTCACTACCCGAACTCCCCTACGCCCTGGACGCCCTGGAACCTCACATCGACGCCAAGACGATGGAGATCCACCACGGCAAGCACCACAACGCCTACGTGACCAAAGTCAACGCGGCGATCGAAGGCACCGACCTGGGCTCTAAATCCATTGAAGACCTGATCGCGGATCTGGCCAGCGTGCCGGCTGACAAGCAAGGTGCGGTGCGAAACAACGGCGGCGGACACGCCAACCACTCGCTGTTCTGGACCGTGATGGGCCCCGGCAAAGGCGGCAGCCCCAGCGGCGATCTGGCCGCTGCGATCGACTCCACCTTCGGCGGCCTGGACGCGATGAAGGAACAATTCAACAACGCCGCCGCGACCCGCTTCGGCAGCGGTTGGGCGTGGCTGTACGTCGACGGCGGAACGCTGAAGGTCGGCAGCACGGCCAACCAAGACAGCCCGCTGATGGGCGCCGACATCGCCGGGATCAGCGGCACGCCGATCCTGGGACTGGACGTTTGGGAGCACGCCTACTACCTGAACTACCAAAACCGTCGCCCCGATTACATCAGCGCCTTCTGGAACGTCGTCGACTGGGACGCCGTCGCCGCTCGCTTCGCCGCAGCCAAGTAG
- a CDS encoding glutathione peroxidase, with the protein MRLFLSAVLCLGALSTMTHADKAATGEAKHDHECALNFKMNDIDGKQVDLEDYEGNVVLIVNTASQCGLTPQYAGLEELYGKYKSKGFVVLGFPCNQFGSQEPGTEAEIKEFCNSRYNVSFPMFSKIDVNGDDATPLYKYLTSKDVQPAGKGNVSWNFEKFLVDREGNLINRFAPRTKPSDPELVKAIEAQL; encoded by the coding sequence ATGCGATTGTTCCTCTCCGCCGTCCTCTGCCTCGGAGCCCTCAGCACGATGACCCACGCCGATAAAGCCGCCACGGGCGAAGCGAAGCACGACCACGAATGCGCCCTGAATTTCAAAATGAACGACATCGACGGCAAACAGGTCGACCTGGAGGACTACGAAGGCAACGTGGTCCTGATCGTCAACACCGCCAGCCAGTGCGGATTGACACCACAGTACGCAGGCCTGGAAGAGTTGTACGGCAAGTACAAAAGCAAAGGCTTCGTCGTGCTCGGATTCCCCTGCAACCAATTCGGCAGCCAAGAACCGGGGACGGAAGCGGAGATCAAAGAGTTCTGCAACTCCCGCTACAACGTCTCGTTCCCGATGTTCAGCAAGATCGACGTCAACGGAGACGACGCCACGCCGCTGTACAAGTACCTGACCAGCAAGGACGTCCAGCCGGCCGGAAAGGGCAACGTCAGCTGGAACTTTGAAAAGTTCCTGGTCGACCGCGAAGGCAATCTGATCAACCGATTCGCCCCCCGCACCAAACCCAGCGACCCCGAACTGGTCAAAGCGATCGAAGCCCAACTGTAG
- a CDS encoding MFS transporter translates to MENRKKLLTAGFLTLIAAGIGFAVRAGLLDIWSKQYGFTMTELGQITGGGLLGFGLVILFAGLLVDFVGYKTLLVIAMACHLISAVMLFSATPVFNAAGKDAVYNILFWSAFIFAVGNGICEAVINPLTAAIYPEQKTHYLNILHAGWPAGLVLGGLIVFLKGSVGWELLLATYLIPVAMYGFISVKETFPQTDAQQGTISYGGMFANLIGPFFVILLLAHACVGYVELGTDSWINKITGGILNSAFLGTALFIYTSLLMTGLRFFAGPIVHKISSLGLLLISACIGACGLYLISIGDSVPFMFFAATVYALGKTFLWPTMLGVVGERFPQSATVAMALMGFIGMTSAGLLGGPGIGYKQDYFASQYIQENAPETFARVKAPNENKFLVFPAITGIDGAKAGMLADNGESITSDVEIAGDRISEEEFKGLRAQMEWWQANKEYASVDAAPVAEATLYGSRMAIRVTALVPATMAVLYLILLFGFKAPKHVDTEEAEEIAQTGPAEY, encoded by the coding sequence ATGGAAAACCGTAAAAAGCTACTTACCGCAGGGTTTTTGACCCTGATTGCCGCAGGGATCGGTTTTGCGGTCCGCGCCGGATTGCTGGATATCTGGTCCAAGCAATACGGGTTTACCATGACCGAGCTCGGCCAGATCACCGGTGGGGGGTTGCTGGGTTTTGGTCTGGTGATTCTGTTTGCCGGCCTGCTGGTCGACTTTGTCGGCTACAAGACGCTGCTGGTCATCGCGATGGCCTGTCACCTGATTTCGGCGGTCATGCTGTTCTCGGCCACGCCGGTGTTCAACGCGGCCGGTAAGGATGCGGTTTACAACATCTTGTTTTGGTCGGCGTTCATTTTCGCGGTCGGCAACGGGATTTGCGAGGCGGTGATCAATCCGCTGACCGCAGCGATCTATCCCGAACAAAAGACCCACTACCTGAACATTCTGCACGCCGGTTGGCCCGCCGGATTGGTGCTGGGGGGATTGATTGTCTTCCTGAAGGGCAGCGTCGGCTGGGAGTTGTTGTTGGCGACGTATTTGATCCCCGTCGCGATGTATGGATTCATTTCGGTCAAAGAGACATTTCCGCAGACCGATGCCCAGCAGGGGACAATTTCCTACGGCGGGATGTTCGCCAACTTGATCGGTCCGTTTTTCGTGATCCTGCTTCTCGCCCACGCCTGTGTCGGCTACGTGGAACTGGGTACCGACAGCTGGATCAACAAGATCACCGGCGGCATCTTGAACAGTGCGTTTCTGGGGACCGCGTTGTTCATCTACACGTCGTTGCTGATGACGGGGCTGCGGTTCTTTGCCGGCCCGATCGTCCACAAGATCTCGTCGCTGGGGCTGTTGTTGATCAGCGCCTGCATCGGTGCGTGTGGGTTGTACTTGATCAGCATCGGCGACAGCGTGCCGTTCATGTTCTTCGCCGCCACCGTGTACGCCCTGGGCAAGACCTTCTTGTGGCCCACCATGTTGGGCGTCGTCGGGGAACGGTTCCCGCAAAGTGCGACCGTCGCGATGGCGTTGATGGGATTCATCGGGATGACGTCGGCCGGTTTGCTGGGTGGTCCGGGGATCGGCTACAAGCAAGACTACTTTGCGTCGCAGTACATCCAGGAGAACGCTCCGGAGACCTTCGCGCGGGTCAAGGCACCCAATGAAAACAAGTTCCTGGTGTTCCCCGCGATCACCGGAATCGACGGTGCCAAGGCCGGGATGTTGGCCGACAACGGCGAATCGATCACCTCGGACGTGGAAATCGCCGGCGATCGCATCAGCGAAGAGGAATTCAAGGGGCTGCGTGCCCAAATGGAATGGTGGCAGGCGAACAAGGAGTATGCATCGGTCGATGCCGCGCCGGTCGCCGAGGCGACGCTGTACGGTAGCCGGATGGCGATTCGCGTGACTGCCCTGGTGCCGGCGACGATGGCGGTGCTGTATCTGATTCTGTTGTTCGGTTTCAAGGCTCCCAAGCACGTCGACACCGAGGAGGCCGAGGAGATCGCCCAGACGGGGCCTGCGGAGTATTGA
- the aspS gene encoding aspartate--tRNA ligase: MLRTHNCGELRKEHVGTEVTLCGWVENKRDHGGAVFIDLRDRYGLTQVVIGPPEADQAKIDAAGHVGAESVILVRGKVADRLEGKTNDKLATGAIEVRCPELKVLNACQTPPFTPGQSDLPGEDLRLKYRFLDLRRPEMQRALVLRSTIIKEMRDYFAEHDFIDVETPILGRSTPEGARDYLVPSRVHPGNFYALPQSPQLYKQILMVAGFDRYVQVAKCFRDEDLRADRQPEFTQLDLEMSFVDADDIMGLIDGLVAKTAKNVLGKDVQLPLPRMTYDEAMRRFGHDAPDLRFGMEIVDVTSVAKKTEFRVFRATADAGNFVRGIRAEGAAEKYSRRQIDELTEFVKDFGAKGLAWFRVEEDGSLWSPVAKNFDAEHLAEIKSLMAGEPGDLLMFLADSWEVTCKGLYALRKRLGAELKLYDSEQLHCSWVTEFPMFERDEESGRWVAMHHPFTAPLESDLEKLDSDPAACRAQAYDLVINGSEAGGGTIRIHDQQTQSKVFGLLGIDEQTAEDRFGFLLNALRFGAPPHGGIALGVDRWVMLLAGLENIREVIAFPKTQKASDLMTEAPGAVDQDQLTELHLRSLAKKAE, encoded by the coding sequence GTGCTACGCACCCACAACTGCGGAGAGCTCCGCAAAGAACACGTCGGAACCGAAGTCACTCTTTGTGGGTGGGTCGAGAATAAACGTGATCACGGCGGCGCCGTGTTCATCGATTTGCGTGACCGCTACGGATTGACCCAGGTCGTGATCGGGCCGCCCGAGGCGGACCAGGCCAAGATCGATGCGGCCGGGCACGTCGGTGCCGAAAGCGTGATTCTGGTCCGAGGCAAAGTCGCCGACCGCTTGGAAGGCAAGACGAATGACAAACTGGCGACCGGAGCGATCGAGGTCCGTTGCCCCGAATTAAAAGTGCTGAACGCCTGCCAGACCCCGCCGTTCACGCCGGGCCAGTCGGATCTGCCCGGTGAGGATCTGCGGCTGAAGTACCGCTTTTTGGACCTGCGACGCCCCGAAATGCAGCGGGCGCTGGTGCTGCGCAGCACGATCATCAAGGAGATGCGGGACTACTTCGCCGAGCACGACTTCATCGACGTCGAGACGCCGATCCTGGGACGCAGCACACCCGAAGGCGCCCGCGACTACCTGGTCCCCAGCCGCGTCCATCCCGGCAACTTCTACGCGCTGCCGCAATCCCCGCAGCTGTACAAGCAGATCCTGATGGTCGCCGGATTTGATCGCTACGTCCAAGTCGCCAAGTGTTTCCGCGATGAAGACCTGCGTGCCGATCGCCAGCCCGAATTCACCCAGTTGGATCTGGAAATGTCCTTCGTCGATGCCGACGACATCATGGGCTTGATCGACGGGCTGGTCGCGAAAACCGCCAAGAACGTGCTCGGCAAAGACGTCCAACTGCCGTTGCCGCGGATGACCTATGACGAGGCCATGCGGCGGTTCGGGCACGACGCACCGGACTTGCGATTCGGCATGGAAATCGTCGATGTAACGTCGGTCGCCAAGAAGACCGAGTTCCGCGTCTTCCGGGCGACCGCCGACGCCGGCAACTTCGTCCGCGGCATCCGCGCCGAAGGAGCAGCGGAAAAATACTCGCGGCGCCAGATCGATGAGCTGACCGAATTCGTCAAGGACTTCGGCGCCAAAGGACTCGCCTGGTTCCGCGTCGAAGAAGATGGTTCGCTGTGGAGTCCGGTGGCCAAGAACTTTGACGCCGAGCACCTGGCAGAGATCAAGAGCTTGATGGCCGGAGAACCCGGTGACTTGTTGATGTTTCTGGCCGACAGCTGGGAAGTCACCTGCAAGGGCTTGTACGCGCTGCGAAAACGGTTGGGTGCGGAGCTGAAGCTGTATGATTCGGAACAGTTGCACTGCAGCTGGGTGACCGAGTTTCCGATGTTCGAGCGGGACGAGGAATCGGGCCGTTGGGTGGCGATGCACCACCCCTTCACCGCGCCGCTGGAAAGTGACCTGGAAAAGCTCGATAGCGACCCGGCGGCCTGTCGCGCCCAGGCGTATGACTTGGTCATCAATGGCAGCGAAGCGGGCGGCGGCACGATCCGGATCCACGACCAGCAGACTCAATCGAAGGTGTTTGGGTTGCTGGGGATCGACGAGCAAACCGCCGAAGACCGGTTCGGGTTCCTGCTCAACGCGCTGCGGTTCGGTGCACCGCCCCACGGCGGGATCGCCTTGGGGGTCGACCGCTGGGTGATGCTGTTGGCCGGACTGGAAAACATCCGCGAAGTGATCGCGTTCCCCAAGACGCAGAAGGCGTCCGACCTGATGACCGAAGCCCCCGGCGCGGTCGACCAGGATCAGCTGACCGAACTGCATTTGCGTAGCCTGGCGAAGAAAGCCGAGTAG